CGTCGGAAGTCGACAGCGGCAAGATGCAGCGGATGCGGCTCGAAATTCAGGAAGAAGTCAGCAGCCTGCAGGACACGATCGTCGCGATGGACGAGGTACAGCAGCACGCGCTGCGGATGAACTAGCGGCTGTTTGTCCTTCGTTTGCGGAGGCAGTGCCTTCACACCTCGGCGAGGGGTAAGAGCGCAAATACCCGCCGGGGTTTTGGTGGAATCTCATAGAGAGCGATTGGCACGCCGATTGCAGAGGACGCCGAGTATGGCGTCCTTTCGATTCAGGGGTTGGCGACGAAAGCAGACACCCAGTTGAAGACAGACTCCTTTTCGGTGTCCTGGGTGAGGATGTGCGAACTATGCTCAAGCAGGTGCGCCTCGACCGTCCTGGCGCGGGTCAGGCCGGATTTAAGCGCGTCGAGGTGGTGCGGCAGAACGGTGGCATCGCCTCTGGAATAGACAGCCAGCACCGGGGCGGCGATGTCGGGCAGGCTGGTTCTTGCAGCGTCGATCAGACGCATGAGCTGCTCCACGCCGGCGGTCGACCAGATGTTGTAGCGTACACGCCCCAAGGCCGGATCCCCGCGCAGCTTCTGCTGTTCGACCACGTAGTCCGCGAAGGGTGAACGGTCAGTCTGGTCAGAAAAGGGACGAACCCGCTTCAGGAGGCGCAGGCGCGACGGTCTGGCGCCGGGAAAGACGATCACAGGGGCGGCCAGCGCGACGACGCCCTCGACTGCGGTATGGGAGGCGGTGATCAGCGCAAGAGTGCCGCCCATTGACAGGCCGGAGACAACGACCCGATCACACTGGGCGCGGAGGACGGCGACGCCATCGAGCGCCGAAGCGACCCAATCCTGCCAGCGCGCACGCGTCAGGTCGCGGTAATCGGTGCCGTGACCGGCGAGGCGGGGCGCAAACACGGTATGACCCTGCCCCGCCAGATGCTGCGCCAGCCACAAGACCTCGTTGGGCGTGGCGGTGAAGCCATGCATGACGAGGACTCCGGTCGAGCCGCCGCGGGCGAAGAATGGTTGTGCACCCGGCATAGTAAAGGGCGGATAAGGCATCGAGGGTCTCCGACGGTGACGACAGTGGAAAGGCAGCGGCCTGGTGGTATTTTCTGGCCACGCCAAACTGGCTACTTCAGGCGAATAACTGTTACTATACCCATCGTGACTGAAAACAACACGGAGGCGTTTATGCGCCGGTGGATGATGGTGTTGGTCGCAGTAATGATGCTGACGACCGGCGTATCGGCTCAGGAAGATGGGTTGAACCTGCCAACGGAGCTGTATACGCTCAAGCGCGACGGCACCATCGAACGATTCGGGATGGGCGCAGCCGGCGTGACGGACGTTACCCCACCCGGCGCACTGACTATCGACTTCGGCGTATCGCCGGATGGACTATGGCTGGTCTACCGTACTGACGGCGCAATCGGCCTCTACAATATGCGAACCGGCGAACAGCGCGCGCTGGATACGACGGGCGCAAGTTACCCCCCTTACCGCGGACGTGGACAAAGCATCGCGTGGTCGCCTGACGGCGGTGCCATCGCCTACACGACGGAGTACGGGCTGCGGGCGGCGTTCCTGGACGGCGGCTTCTCGGACGTGACGATCTCGCCGCTGCTCGATCTGGTCTGGTCGCCTGACGGCGCGTATCTGGCGGCGGAGGCCGAGCAAAACGTGTGGTGGGTGTACCGCCGCGACAACACAAGCCGGCAGCTGACGCTGCACGCGGCAATCCCGTCGTCACGCGGGCTGACCTGGGCGAACACCACGCAGCTCCTGTTCGCGCCGGCCGAGGGCGGACTGTATTCGCTGGACGTGAGCCTGGCCAACCAACAGGCGGCGCTCGACGACTCAGCGGACCGGTACGCACTGCCAGAACGCCGCCAAGACGGGACGATCGCGCTGTTCGTGCGGCCATCGGGCGAGCGCAACATCACCGAGACGGCCGGCTACCTGTGGCAGATCGTGGCGGATTCGCGCGGGCCTGCGCTCGAACCGATGGGCACGCAGAGCGTCGAACTGACCGCGATGCGCTGGGCGCCAGGCGGGCGCCTGCTGGTGACGTTGAGCGGCGGCGTCTTCGCGCTGGTCGATCCGGCGTCGGCGCAAGGCTTCCCGCTGCCGATGACGGACGTTGCCGCATACAGCTGGGGCGCGGTTCGACTGCCGAGCGTACCGGGGCTGCCCCTGACGTCGGAAGTCTACTTTCTGGGAGACGACGGCAGCGGCAGCGAACAAGTGTGGCGACTGCCCGCGGACGGGTCCCCTGCCGCGCCTATGACTGCCCACGATGCCGTCATCGACTCGTACGATGTCGCGCCAGACGGG
The nucleotide sequence above comes from Candidatus Flexicrinis proximus. Encoded proteins:
- a CDS encoding alpha/beta fold hydrolase, which codes for MPYPPFTMPGAQPFFARGGSTGVLVMHGFTATPNEVLWLAQHLAGQGHTVFAPRLAGHGTDYRDLTRARWQDWVASALDGVAVLRAQCDRVVVSGLSMGGTLALITASHTAVEGVVALAAPVIVFPGARPSRLRLLKRVRPFSDQTDRSPFADYVVEQQKLRGDPALGRVRYNIWSTAGVEQLMRLIDAARTSLPDIAAPVLAVYSRGDATVLPHHLDALKSGLTRARTVEAHLLEHSSHILTQDTEKESVFNWVSAFVANP